The genomic interval TCTTCCAATGCCGCCCAAATCCGCGTTGAAATATCGCTCATCCTATCCTCGTGTTCCGTCGTGGATATCCTGATCCCGGCACACTGACACGGCAACAAGTACAGTCATCGTGCAAACAGACGTGTGCAGCGTCCGTCCCGCACGGATCACCAGGTGGCGCCGGGATCCGCGCGATGCAGCACGGCCATCGCCTCGAGAATCGTGTCGAGGTGTTCGGTATGCACGCCCGTGCGTCCGCCGAGCACCGGATCGACCGTTGCCAGCCACAGGCCGCCTGTCTGCACCGCGGGCGGCAGGAGACCAAAATCTTGCAGCAGTGGGCAGAGGCGCGCGAGCCAGCGGTTGCGCAGCTCCGTTTCGCCCGGTGCGATTCCGGCTTCGCGCAGCAGCGTCTCTCCATGGTATGGTTCGAAGAGGCCGAGGGCGTACGGGAACAGCGCGTCGAGGGCCTTCTGCATGCGAAGGCGCGCATTGTCCGCTCCGCCCGCGAGACGGCGCACCATGGTCGTGCCGTGCATCCAGTGGTAGCGCTCCTCCTGCAGCATACGCGCCGCGAGATCGCGCAGCGGTTCGTAGGCGGATTCCTTGAGGGCTGCGAGACGTTCGGCCTCGGCGCCGTCGTAGAGGAACTGCCGCATCATGCTATATGCATAATCGCCCCGCGGCAATTCCGTGAGAATGCTGTTGCGGAAATCGGCCGACACACGCGAGTAGAGCATGGTATCGGCATCCGGCTCGCCCAATTCTTCACGCAGGGTGTAGAAGCCGAGGGCATGCCCGAGTTCGTCCTGCGCCATCGACGAAAAGGCGATGTCTTCCTCGATGATGGGACCCATGCCCGTCCATTCCGACATGCGGTGGCCGAGCATGTATTCGTCGTCGGCGAGGAAAAGCAGCATGCCGGCGAGAGCGGTTTTCTGATCGGCGTTCATTCGTCCTCCTTGCCCGCGGTCGGCTTGGCCAGTTTGAAGCCCGAGGTGTTCCGGTAATCCCTGTCGAACGTGTACGCGAACATGTCCTCGTCCTCGTACGACGTCGAATGGATGTTGCGTGTATCGACGATCCAGAGATTGACGCAGGGTTCGCGGCGGATGAAGTTCTCCTTCGCGAGAAGAAGCGCCATTTCGGGATCCGGTGCGTGCACCGCGCCGACGCGCACATGCGCCGCGCCGCGTTTCGGCTGCACAAACACCTCCCATTCGGGCCACTGCGTGTCGTGTTCGGGCAAAGGTTCGGAGAGGCGGTCGAGGCCCTCTTCGATGGGCTGATGGTAGGGTGTGAATTTCCAGCGGGGCATGGCGTCGTGCAGTAGGGAGTTGGGAGTGGGGAGTAGGGAGTCGGGAGTAGCTCCTGGGTTCCTTTCTCGAAAGTGTTAAACGATGTGAGAAGCGACCGGTCAGTTGCGGGTGGAGCGGGCGAAGGACTCGAGCGCTTCGCGCACCCAGCGGCCTTCGTCGTGCGCGAGGCGGCGCACTCCGAGCCGTTCCTTGTTCATCGGACCGTCGCCGCGGATCACGCGGTGGAATTCCTCCCAATCCGGTTCCGTGAACACCCATTCCTTCTTCTCCTCCACATAACGGAGTTCCGGATCCGGAATGACCAAATCGAAGGCGCGGATTTTGGGGACAAATTTCGAGAGGAATTCCTGGCGCAGTTCGTCGTTGGACTTGATCTTGATTTTCCAGCGCATCAGATCGCTGCTGTGCACCGAGTCCTTGTCGCGCGGACCGAAGAAGGTCATGATCGGCCACCACCAGCGGTTGAGCGCATCCTGCACCATATCGCGCTGATACTTCGATCCGGCCATAAGCACGCAGATGGCGTCGTAGCCCTGTTTGAGGTGGAAGCCCTCCTCCCAGCAGATGCGTTCCATGGCGCGCGCATACGGTCCGTACGAACCGAGCAGCAGCTTCGTCTGATTCACGATGGCGCCGCCGTCGATGAGCCAGCCGATGATGGCGACGTCGGCCCAGGTCTCGGCCGGATAATTAAAGACGTTGGAATAGATCGCCTTGCCCGTGAGCAGTTGATCGATCATTTCCTCGCGGGAGGGTCCGAGTGTTTCGGCCGCGCGATACAGCATCTGTCCGTGTCCGATCTCGTCCTGCACCTTGGCGATGAGGATCATTTTGCGCCGCAATGAGGGTGCGTAGGGGATCCACGTTCCTTCGGGCAGCGCGCCGATCACTTCGCTGTGGGCGTGCTGCGAGATCATGCGGATGAGTCCGTTGCGGTAGCGGTCGGGCATCCAGTCGCCCGGTTCAATTTTTTCGCCGCGATTGATGCGCGCCTCGAACAACTCGAGGTTTTCGGTCTCGGTCATATATACACCTGCAGGAAATGTCCTATAAATGCGTAAGTCGTGGAAGTTGAGGAAATGCCGAGAAAGTTGCAAGGGGCGCGGACGCCGGATTCGCTCGTTTCACGCTCGAAAAATCACTACAATTACCGCTTCATCGAGTTTTTTACGAAGGAAGGATGGAATGGTGAACGGTGGTCTGAACAGATACGCGTCGATGTACGCGGGCGCGATGGCGGGGATGGTACTTTCGACAGGCCATGTTGTGGCCACACGCCTGTACCCGTCCGCCGTATTCGGAACCTATCCCCTGCTGCTCGCCGCGCTTGCGGGGCTGATGCTGGCCGGTGTTGCATTATCCATTCCGCGGACCCTCCCTCCCCTGCTCAACCGCCTTCTCGGTCCCGCATCCGTTATACTCCCTCCAATCTTGATAGTACTCCTCGGCGAAGCGAGCGCCGAATACGCGTTCATTTCGGGAGAATACTCGGTATTGAACTTTGTGTATCTGCTGCTGATGCAGTTCGTGCTTGTCACGCTGCCGCTGCTGCTGCTCGGACGCGCGGCGCGGATGGCTCAGGGACGCGTCGACACGGCCGTGTTTCTTGGCGCTGCGGGCCTGATGCTCGGAGTGCACGCATGGATGATGACGGGTATGGATGTGCGCC from Ignavibacteriota bacterium carries:
- the paaC gene encoding phenylacetate-CoA oxygenase subunit PaaC encodes the protein MNADQKTALAGMLLFLADDEYMLGHRMSEWTGMGPIIEEDIAFSSMAQDELGHALGFYTLREELGEPDADTMLYSRVSADFRNSILTELPRGDYAYSMMRQFLYDGAEAERLAALKESAYEPLRDLAARMLQEERYHWMHGTTMVRRLAGGADNARLRMQKALDALFPYALGLFEPYHGETLLREAGIAPGETELRNRWLARLCPLLQDFGLLPPAVQTGGLWLATVDPVLGGRTGVHTEHLDTILEAMAVLHRADPGATW
- a CDS encoding 1,2-phenylacetyl-CoA epoxidase subunit B, encoding MPRWKFTPYHQPIEEGLDRLSEPLPEHDTQWPEWEVFVQPKRGAAHVRVGAVHAPDPEMALLLAKENFIRREPCVNLWIVDTRNIHSTSYEDEDMFAYTFDRDYRNTSGFKLAKPTAGKEDE
- the paaA gene encoding 1,2-phenylacetyl-CoA epoxidase subunit A, giving the protein MTETENLELFEARINRGEKIEPGDWMPDRYRNGLIRMISQHAHSEVIGALPEGTWIPYAPSLRRKMILIAKVQDEIGHGQMLYRAAETLGPSREEMIDQLLTGKAIYSNVFNYPAETWADVAIIGWLIDGGAIVNQTKLLLGSYGPYARAMERICWEEGFHLKQGYDAICVLMAGSKYQRDMVQDALNRWWWPIMTFFGPRDKDSVHSSDLMRWKIKIKSNDELRQEFLSKFVPKIRAFDLVIPDPELRYVEEKKEWVFTEPDWEEFHRVIRGDGPMNKERLGVRRLAHDEGRWVREALESFARSTRN